A genomic segment from Desulfonatronum lacustre DSM 10312 encodes:
- a CDS encoding PAS domain-containing hybrid sensor histidine kinase/response regulator: MTKRKARQGGGSVVSKKRGGPADRILLRRRAEDYLRDNDDWSSGNLEGQVPEEVRQTLHELRVHKIELELQNEELRRTQAELDTVRARYFDLYNLAPAGYCTVNEEGRILEANLTMATLLGTTRSKLAKQPLTRFILPEDQDIFYLHRKTLVETGEPQKWDLRLVKLDGALFWAHLSAACARDGDDAWVYHLVISDISARKQVEEALWESEQRYRHLADFGQALIWTAGLDKKCDYFNQPWLAFTGRPLEQELGNGWIEGVHPDDFDRCLHIYTTAFDRREPFSMDYRLRSHDGEYRWIQDDGTPRYDAQGNFLGYIGHCLDIMDRKQAEAALIQAKHQAEAANKAKSEFLANMSHEIRTPLNGIMGMMQLLDTTLLDAEQEEYVKLCTSSARRLTRLLSDILDLSRVEAGKMTIHEAEFLVRELGDSVSDLFEVAAREKGVHLECSIDPDTPSRLIGDEARVRQILFNLVGNALKFTKQGSVRLEIAPLATDTDTDNVRKIWFCVSDTGIGIPDDKLGGLFKPFVQVDGSYARGFQGAGLGLAIVKRLVALMDGKISVESEVGKGTSVHVVLPFRPTAGESALDRHGRHGRHGRNGPARPHESKHKLRILLAEDDPSNALPIGKLLEKAGHAVTLAEDGQQALDVFKDQDFDVILMDIQMPVMNGVEATKAIRSSTDLGPKKDVPIIALTAYAMTGDREKFIEAGMDDYLAKPVRMEDLERMLEANVYRLKADRQPPVKKDAERQFHAALAV; the protein is encoded by the coding sequence ATGACCAAACGGAAAGCAAGACAAGGCGGCGGGAGCGTTGTTTCAAAGAAAAGGGGCGGCCCCGCTGACCGGATTCTTCTGCGGCGACGGGCCGAGGATTACCTGCGGGACAATGACGACTGGTCGTCCGGGAATTTGGAAGGCCAGGTTCCCGAGGAAGTCCGGCAAACCCTCCATGAGCTTCGGGTGCACAAGATCGAACTGGAGCTGCAGAACGAAGAGCTGCGCCGGACCCAGGCCGAACTGGATACGGTCCGGGCACGCTATTTCGACCTCTATAACCTGGCCCCGGCGGGCTACTGCACGGTCAATGAAGAGGGGCGGATCCTGGAGGCCAACCTGACCATGGCCACCCTGCTGGGCACGACCAGAAGCAAGCTGGCCAAGCAGCCCTTGACCCGCTTCATCCTTCCCGAAGACCAGGACATCTTCTATCTGCATCGCAAAACACTCGTTGAGACGGGCGAACCCCAGAAATGGGATTTGCGGCTGGTCAAATTGGACGGGGCGCTTTTCTGGGCGCATCTGTCCGCCGCCTGCGCACGGGACGGAGACGACGCATGGGTCTATCACCTTGTGATCAGCGACATTTCCGCGCGCAAACAGGTCGAAGAGGCGCTCTGGGAGAGCGAACAGCGCTACAGGCACCTGGCCGACTTCGGCCAGGCCCTGATCTGGACCGCGGGCCTGGACAAGAAGTGCGACTACTTCAACCAGCCATGGCTGGCCTTCACCGGGCGGCCCTTGGAGCAGGAACTGGGCAACGGGTGGATCGAGGGCGTCCATCCCGACGACTTTGATCGGTGCCTGCACATCTACACCACGGCCTTTGACCGCCGCGAGCCGTTCAGCATGGATTACCGTCTGCGCAGCCACGACGGCGAATATCGATGGATCCAGGACGACGGCACTCCCCGCTATGACGCCCAGGGGAATTTTCTCGGCTATATCGGCCACTGCCTGGATATCATGGATCGCAAGCAGGCCGAAGCCGCCCTGATCCAGGCCAAGCACCAGGCCGAGGCCGCCAACAAGGCGAAGAGCGAGTTCCTGGCCAACATGAGCCATGAAATCCGCACTCCCCTCAACGGCATTATGGGCATGATGCAGCTTCTGGACACCACGCTCCTTGATGCCGAGCAGGAGGAATACGTCAAATTGTGCACATCCTCTGCTCGCCGATTGACCCGGTTGCTCTCGGATATCCTGGATCTGTCCCGGGTCGAAGCAGGCAAGATGACCATCCACGAGGCCGAGTTCCTGGTCCGGGAGCTTGGCGATTCCGTGTCCGACCTGTTCGAGGTCGCGGCCAGGGAAAAGGGCGTCCATCTGGAATGTTCCATTGATCCAGACACCCCCTCACGGCTCATCGGCGACGAGGCGCGGGTCCGTCAGATTCTGTTCAACCTGGTGGGCAATGCCCTGAAGTTCACGAAACAGGGGAGCGTCCGGCTGGAAATCGCGCCGTTGGCCACGGACACGGACACGGACAATGTCCGCAAAATCTGGTTTTGCGTATCCGACACGGGCATCGGCATTCCTGACGACAAGCTGGGCGGCCTGTTCAAGCCCTTTGTCCAGGTGGACGGCTCCTATGCCCGCGGCTTCCAGGGGGCCGGGCTCGGCCTGGCCATCGTCAAACGCCTCGTGGCCCTGATGGATGGGAAAATTTCCGTTGAAAGCGAGGTCGGCAAAGGAACCTCCGTACATGTGGTCCTGCCGTTCAGACCGACCGCCGGGGAGAGCGCTCTTGACCGCCATGGCCGCCATGGCCGACATGGCCGAAATGGGCCGGCACGACCGCATGAATCCAAACACAAACTGCGCATCCTGCTGGCCGAAGACGACCCGTCCAACGCCCTGCCGATCGGTAAATTACTGGAAAAAGCCGGCCACGCCGTGACCCTGGCCGAGGATGGGCAACAGGCTTTGGACGTGTTCAAGGATCAGGATTTCGACGTTATCCTGATGGACATTCAGATGCCGGTGATGAACGGAGTGGAAGCCACCAAAGCCATCCGCTCATCCACCGACCTCGGTCCCAAGAAAGATGTCCCCATCATCGCCCTGACCGCCTATGCCATGACCGGGGACCGGGAGAAGTTCATTGAAGCCGGGATGGACGATTATTTGGCCAAGCCGGTGCGGATGGAGGATTTGGAAAGGATGCTGGAGGCGAACGTATATCGCCTCAAAGCCGACCGCCAGCCGCCTGTCAAGAAAGACGCTGAACGTCAGTTCCACGCCGCACTGGCAGTTTGA